The genome window AACGAAACCGGGTAAAGTTCTTGTGCCAATACTCCCAATGATGGGCGATACACTGCCATTAACATCGGCCTGCACAGTGGTTATCAAACACAACAGCAGAAATCCCAGACACAAGGATTGCATCCTCTTGCAGCAGCTCGACATTGTTGAATGAGGCACCttctgtgttgtgtgtgcacCTCGAGCAAAGAACTAAATAGCACTGGCAGTGTGAAACAAAAagctttttcaatttcaatttaatttgcactacaaaaatatagggTTTGGCATTTTCACATTAAAAACGGCAAGTTATtagaacaataacaaagttGTTTTCACTTATCAGCAGGTGCATTCACCTGTGTGCCTTTTTACTAGAGCCTGACTGGAATCCATCATTGTTGCTGTCAGCTGCTAGCTGTTTCTTTGTTCAGTTGACGTTTGGCGCAACTAACAATTTGCTGTCGAAACTGCTCAAGAGATATGGAATCCCTAACCTAACCCAACCCAAATAAATACTACagaaatagtttttaaaatttattttcttttcataatataaatttgtcgTTATTACTgatgcaaatttgttttaagtttGTATTTGCTTAATATCAAATTTGCCCAGCTGACAAAAATGATTCAAAAGCTCTTCTGGTGGAGCAGGTTCGTAGTGGGCCATATAGCAGGATGCTAGCAGCAAACATCCATCGCagctctccagcaccaccacggttagaTCGTCAGTGCTAaaattaggtagtagatgagcttttaaCCCCTTCCTTACTAGGATGGCAGTTCTTGTtctacttaccaatgtcgggacgtataGATTGTAGTTTGGCGACTTTAGCCCTGCGACCGTGTTtcccgacgctatccacggttcctagaccaaagccgcgtaggcggaccCATCCTCTAGTGCGAGGAGgagctccgccgaagccgttttcGAATCATTGAGGTTGAgctgcagcacactcattagagggTCGCAAGCTCGTGGAGGGGCCCGTCtgcatggacagttcctccgTCTCGTCCAAGTGCAGGGTGGCGTCGGTCATGCTCTCTagaccgagatctgcctctACCTCCCCTGACCTcaacgtgtgtgtgtccttgtcaGTCGGATGGCGTtttttgaggcgaaggtacacgctccctaagccccacgccatcttcccgTTGCGCTTGtatagcagatcctcggcctccttattgatctgcatgatcacgtgctgctcaccactgggtaaaggtttatcaaccttcagcacggaccaatcactcgtcggaatggccgggttctgcttttgAAGCAGCTGAAGTGCTCGCTCGCCCTGCACGGCTATAGGGAACAGGACCTTTgccttcggcatggacggaatattattcctgtccaccacgtccagcttggcccccTCCCATAGTCCGTCCAGTTTGGGGAGGGTCGTTTTCAGCCATAGCAACGTTGGGTTGTCCTTGCATTTCAGGATCTTAACACCATTCATCCAGCCACTGCCTTCAAAAgtaggcattggactgtctgggGCATTCTCCATACTGACAAAGAGTGCCTCGACCAGCTTGCCATGGGTCAACTGCCACCGCTCTGCAGATATTTTCCCGTTAAGGTTCCCTCTGTCAATGAGGGCAACGGTGAGTTGCCGCCCGGCGGTatcagcaaccgttgctctctgtcGCTGTTTGTTGCTGTCCGTTTGGTTAGTGGAGCCAGATGCTCGCAGCCTCTTGCTCACTGGAGCCCCTTGCTTGGAACTCTCAGCAGACtgttggcgcttgcttgccgTGGACTCCACCTTTTTGTTGAcagggccggtagaaccggtctCAACCTTACTGTCTTTTGGGAGGAGGCTAAGTTGGTTATCTCGCATCCACGAAttggcccaggcaagcctctcctTGTCCTGGGCGGACAAGTTTGCTACGCCACTGAGCCTTGCGTGAATGCGGATCGCCGCCTTCTTTTTAGCCTTCTCCTTCAGCGCAGCCTTGGAGCTACTGGCGATAGGTCGCGGCGACTGAAGAGGACTCACTTGGTCCGAGTCGGTTAGGACAACGGCACCcgagttgttgtttgtttgttgttggtttgtgACAGTATTGTTGCAACTGAATTGGCCTGCACCCACCGCATCAGAGGTAtgaccgctggcgacacgcagagaggatctctcccccccgtgcccgccggtggtagcagtcacgcgttccaccgacgtttgggctgacatcccagcccgAGTTGAATGTTTTGATGTGTCCATTCTGAGACAATtttttggctaat of Drosophila nasuta strain 15112-1781.00 chromosome 3, ASM2355853v1, whole genome shotgun sequence contains these proteins:
- the LOC132789403 gene encoding uncharacterized protein LOC132789403 — encoded protein: MDTSKHSTRAGMSAQTSVERVTATTGGHGGERSSLRVASGHTSDAVGAGQFSCNNTVTNQQQTNNNSGAVVLTDSDQVSPLQSPRPIASSSKAALKEKAKKKAAIRIHARLSGVANLSAQDKERLAWANSWMRDNQLSLLPKDSKVETGSTGPVNKKVESTASKRQQSAESSKQGAPVSKRLRASGSTNQTDSNKQRQRATVADTAGRQLTVALIDRGNLNGKISAERWQLTHGKLVEALFVSMENAPDSPMPTFEGSGWMNGVKILKCKDNPTLLWLKTTLPKLDGLWEGAKLDVVDRNNIPSMPKAKVLFPIAVQGERALQLLQKQNPAIPTSDWSVLKVDKPLPSGEQHVIMQINKEAEDLLYKRNGKMAWGLGSVYLRLKKRHPTDKDTHTLRSGEVEADLGLESMTDATLHLDETEELSMQTGPSTSLRPSNECAAAQPQ